TATTACCTGATGACTATATTCATGATGTAAATGCACGTTTAGGTATCTATAAACGCATAGCAAGCTGTGCTAACCTCAATGATATGGACGAGTTACAGGTAGAGCTGATTGACCGTTTTGGTCTGTTGCCTGACGCCACGAAAAACTTATTCAGTTTGCAGCAATTAAAACTGCAAGCAAGTAATATTGGCATTAAGAAGATTGAAGCAAACCCGAAAGGTGGTTATTTTGAGTTTAGCCAGCATACAAAGGTTAACCCTAGCTTCATTATAGGTTTGATACAAAGTGCACCACAGGTGTATAAAATGGATGGCGCAAACAAACTGCGCTTTGCAATTAGCGAAGCCAACGCTCGCGAACGCTTAAAAATGGTCACTGCAATGATTGCAGATTTCGAAAAAAAGGTTAGCCATTAATGTTGTTTAGAAATAGTTTACTACTGCTTTGTTGCTTATTTACAAGCTCGTCATTTGCAGCACGTTGGTTCGAAATAGAAGTACTTATTTATAAACAGCGCCCAGCCCCCTACTTACAGGAAGATTTCAGCCTAAAACACGATGAAATCAAGGCTAAGAGTAGCAAAGATCTATTATCTCCTGCATACACTGAGCAGGCAAAACAGGCTTGTATTGAAGGCGATAGCCGCTTTCGCTCTGATTCGTTCACTGATTCTTTAGTCAATAGCAACCCTCACTCGAATGTGTGTGATGACAGTGTTGATTTTTTAGCAAGCTATAATCAACTGCCTGTTACACCCGTTGTTGAACCCCGTGAAGACACTGACGAAATTTACTTAATCGCACCAGAACAATTACAGTTTGTTGAGCAAAAAAATCAGCTTGATAGAAAAGGCTTAACCCCTATTTTGCATACCGGCTGGCGTTTTCCTGAAATGAGTGAAAAAAGAGCACCGAGTATCCGCCTATTTGCCGGCGAGCACTTAGCAAAACACGCAAGTCCTGTAGAAGAAAACAACGATTTTATAAGCTTAGTAGGCCCTGCTGAGCGCTATATTCCCGACCAACTGCAAAATGTGCCAGAGTGGGAATTAGACGGTTTAATGAAAATTTACGTTCGTCACTACTTATTTATAAATGCAGATTTTGATATTAGTCAGCGCTTAGAAACTGGTGATTACGAAAAGGCACGTTTTTCACAATTTAAACGTGTGATCAGTAACGAGATACATTATTTTGATCACCCACGTATGGGGATGATCGTTCAAATAAGACGCTACAACCATTAATGGATACAATTATGAAAAAATATATGGCAATTGCAGCAGCGGCTGCGGCACTTACTTTAGCTGGTTGCTCAAAAGTAAATTTAGAGAACTACGAAAAAATTGAAATTGGCATGGATAAAACTGAGGTTGAAGCTATTTTGGGTTCCGCGGATAAGTGTGAAGAAAAGACACTACACACTAACTGTATCTGGGGTAACAAAGATAAAAATATCGAAATTACGCTAGTGTCAGACAAAGTATCGCTTTACAGCAAAACAGGTTTAGACGCTAAATAAACCTGAGTGGGTGGCCAAGGCCACCCCTTCATCTTTCATCTTTCATCTTTCATCTTTCAGAATGTCAGTTTGCGAGTAGATGCGCTCAATATTAACAATCTTGCTGCGATTTAACGTAATCTTGTAACGCTGATACAAAGTTTCATCTTCGCTTTGTGTAAACACTAATACCACATTTAACTGATAACGTCTTTCTACGGCTTTCTTAGAGATTTTATTACTATCTAAATGATAAAGCTTACCTTCACCCCGCTTTAAATAACGAGCAAACGGTGCCAAGCTAAATTGTATGGTTTGTTGCAAGGTGTCGTAGCCAGGTAAAAACTCTTTTGCGTAAACTTGTGTTTCGCTCGAAAAATGCAACCATTGAGCAGCTTGTTTATTTTGATGACGTCGCTTTGAAAAAATTCTTCTTACCGCTTTAGGCAGGCGTTTAAAATTGGTGTATTCAAGCCAAATATATTGGCTGGCAATTTTGTCTTTGGTTATGCTGTTTTTAAACTGAAAGCGCCATTTTGGTCGCCCCCTAACAATAGCCCGCCAGATAACCCGTGTTATGTCTTCTTTAAATATCTCACGAAGACCATAAATAACACCCAAGATCAAAATCAACGTTGCTGTCACTTCGGTAAAGTTTGACCGTGCATTTAACACAACCAACATCACAAAGGCCATGATCACAGCGGTCACCGTGCCCTTTACCATGCGTTTTAAATAACTGTTTAAATGCCGCGTGCTACGTGTAAGTACCACCCCATGCTCAATCAAACGTTGTAATAGACGCATTTTATTGGTGATACGGTTGGCATCTTCAAGTGTTGATTGCGAGTTATATTCTTGCTCTTCACGGTAATTGTTTTCAGCTTTACAAAACTCTAATAGATCACTGCGCTCTTTTGCAAAATCACTACTGCGCGGCCCTTCATCAAGTAGTTTTAAAAATGACTGCTCTACATGCCAGCTTAAGTAGTTATCGGCGTTT
Above is a window of Pseudoalteromonas shioyasakiensis DNA encoding:
- a CDS encoding peptidoglycan binding protein CsiV translates to MLFRNSLLLLCCLFTSSSFAARWFEIEVLIYKQRPAPYLQEDFSLKHDEIKAKSSKDLLSPAYTEQAKQACIEGDSRFRSDSFTDSLVNSNPHSNVCDDSVDFLASYNQLPVTPVVEPREDTDEIYLIAPEQLQFVEQKNQLDRKGLTPILHTGWRFPEMSEKRAPSIRLFAGEHLAKHASPVEENNDFISLVGPAERYIPDQLQNVPEWELDGLMKIYVRHYLFINADFDISQRLETGDYEKARFSQFKRVISNEIHYFDHPRMGMIVQIRRYNH